One window of the Triticum dicoccoides isolate Atlit2015 ecotype Zavitan chromosome 3B, WEW_v2.0, whole genome shotgun sequence genome contains the following:
- the LOC119279286 gene encoding uncharacterized protein LOC119279286: protein MASRHNQQHAATASQPAANRGSWIWPWHGSRQPDGSMAFPSGSFRCSGGVLRASCASLPAASREAAGWAVSSPFSLSLPGAATPLLTAPQAGPIGLGTGGDGRRRLSSPQRTQTDASPVISHRTTGAEPHCRKNGQGKGEVEEEEKEKERSLVSIMKTKPLVPGSGRARARVVSLPRKRAKDYGNVPLAELLLRAMEHDKQAEKDYEEEEENGEDEDEQGTLFEEEEDSHFDVKVLSVMLCKIASFGCQRSIFLLYKVQRRSCPKFKSNDAQFFLSHICSISTLFIEETYFFITMTNF from the exons ATGGCTAGTAGGCATAACCAGCAGCACGCGGCTACCGCCTCGCAGCCGGCGGCCAATAGAG GTTCCTGGATCTGGCCGTGGCATGGCTCCCGGCAACCTGATGGCTCCATGGCGTTCCCCAGCGGCTCCTTTAGGTGCTCTGGTGGTGTGCTCCGCGCTAGCTGCGCCTCCCTGCCAGCGGCATCTCGAGAGGCTGCCGGTTGGGCAG TTTCCTCACCCTTCTCCCTTTCTCTGCCCGGCGCCGCCACCCCTCTCCTCACCGCGCCGCAAGCTGGACCCATCGGGCTTGGCACCGGTGGCGACGGCCGACGCCGCCTTTCCTCCCCACAGCGGACACAGACGGACGCGTCTCCCGTGATTTCTCACCGAACGACAGGAGCAG AGCCCCACTGTCGCAAGAATGGACAAGGAAAAGGGGAagtagaggaggaggagaaggagaaggagagaagCTTGGTGTCCATTATGAAGACTAAGCCGCTTGTCCCAGGAAgcggaagggcaagggcaagggttgTGTCGCTGCCGAGGAAGCGGGCCAAGGATTACGGCAATGTCCCGCTCGCCGAGTTGTTATTAAGG GCAATGGAGCATGATAAGCAAgcggagaaggattatgaagaggaggaagagaatGGGGAGGACGAGGATGAGCAAGGTACTCTATTTGAGGAGGAGGAAGATTCTCATTTTGATGTCAAAGTGCTAAGTGTTATGCTATGCAAAATTGCATCGTTTGGCTGTCAACGTTCAATATTTTTGCTGTATAAAGTTCAAAGGAGGAGCTGTCCAAAATTCAAAAGTAATGATGCCCAATTCTTTCTTAGTCATATTTGTTCCATTTCTACACTTTTCATAGAAGAAACTTATTTTTTCATCACTATGACCAATTTTTAA
- the LOC119274719 gene encoding uncharacterized protein LOC119274719, with translation MPSASSAVGRLQAAAQDAANSSSSSSSARSATAAFSDQLLVPREAGRMVSLSACAKFGAVSFVVGVMVGFTLNKRLRRWAAKLLKRIKDDN, from the exons ATGCCTTCGGCTTCGTCGGCGGTGGGGAGGCTGCAGGCGGCGGCTCAGGACGccgccaactcctcctcctcctcctcctccgcgcgctccgccaccgccgccttctCCGACCAGCTCCTGGTGCCCAGGGAGGCAGG CCGGATGGTGTCTCTGTCAGCTTGCGCAAAGTTCGGCGCCGTCAGCTTTGTGGTTGGCGTCATGGTTGGCTTCACCCTGAATAAAAGGCTGCGCCGGTGGGCTGCCAAGCTGCTCAAGAGAATTAAGGACGATAACTAG